One Melospiza melodia melodia isolate bMelMel2 chromosome 1, bMelMel2.pri, whole genome shotgun sequence genomic window carries:
- the LRP12 gene encoding low-density lipoprotein receptor-related protein 12, with protein sequence MAPWGSAEGSPAWRSAQLLLLVVSCCGNGALAEHSENVHISEMSTACGDIPEQIRSPSGTITSPGWPSEYPARINCSWYIHANPGEIITISFQDFDVQGSRRCSSDWLTIGSYKNVEGYRACGSSIPSPYISSQDHVWIRFHSDDSISRKGFRLAYFAGKSDEPSCDCDQFHCANGKCIPESWKCNNMDECGDNSDEEICAKANPPTAASFQPCAPDQFQCLSRFTKLYTCLPESLKCDGNIDCLDLGDEIDCDVPTCGQWLKYFYGTFSSPNYPDFYPPGSNCTWLIDTGDHRKVILRFTDFKLDGTGYGDYVKIYDGLEENPRRLLRVLTAFDSHAPLTVVSSSGQIRVHFCADKVNAARGFNATYQVDGFCLPWEIPCGGNWGCYTEQQRCDGYWHCPNGRDETNCTMCQRDEFPCSRNGVCYPRSDRCNYQNHCPNGSDEKNCFFCQPGNFHCKNNRCVFESWVCDSQDDCGDGSDEENCPVIVPTRVITAAVIGSLICGLLLVIALGCTCKLYSLRMFERRSFETHLSRVEAELLRREAPPSYGQLIAQGLIPPVEDFPVCSPNQASVLENLRLAVRSQLGFTSIRLPIAGRSSNIWNRIFNFARSRHSGSLALVSADGDDVASQSTSREGERNNTHRSLFSVESDDTDTENERRDTAGAVGGVAATLPQKVPPATAIEAPVGACGSSSAQSSSTDGGREVTSVEPPSTSPARHQLSSALSRMTQGLRWVRFTLGRSSSVNQNQSPLRQLDNGVSGREEDDDVEMLIPVSDVASDFDMNDCSRPLLDLSSDQGPGLRQPYSAAHHSVRSCSRDGPCESCGIVHTAQIPDTCLEATVKNETSDDEALLLC encoded by the exons GAAATGGTGCTCTTGCAGAACATTCTGAAAATGTGCATATTTCAGAAATGTCAACGG CTTGCGGAGATATTCCAGAACAAATTCGATCACCAAGCGGGACAATCACAAGTCCAGGGTGGCCCTCTGAGTATCCTGCCCGAATTAACTGTAGCTGGTACATCCATGCCAACCCAGGGGAGATCATTACTATAAG cTTTCAAGATTTTGATGTTCAGGGATCTCGACGATGCAGCTCAGATTGGTTAACAATTGGAAGCTACAAGAACGTTGAAGGCTATAGAGCATGTGGCTCTTCCATTCCCTCACCATACATCTCTTCACAGGATCATGTTTGGATAAGGTTTCATTCAGATGATAGCATCTCCAGAAAAGGCTTCAGATTAGCCTACTTTGCTG GGAAATCTGATGAACCAAGTTGTGATTGTGACCAGTTTCACTGTGCTAATGGGAAGTGTATTCCAGAAAGTTGGAAATGTAACAATATGGATGAATGTGGAGACAACTCGGACGAGGAAATCTGTGCCAAAGCTAATCCTCCGACAGCTGCTTCCTTTCAGCCTTGTGCACCCGATCAGTTCCAGTGTCTTTCCCGCTTCACCAAGCTTTACACTTGCCTTCCAGAATCTTTAAAATGTGATGGTAACATTGATTGTCTTGACCTGGGAGATGAAATAGACTGTGATGTGCCAACATGTGGACAGTGGTTAAAATACTTTTATGGTACTTTCAGTTCTCCCAACTATCCTGACTTCTACCCACCTGGCAGCAACTGCACCTGGCTGATAGACACTGGTGATCATCGCAAAGTAATTTTGCGATTCACCGATTTTAAACTTGATGGTACAGGTTACGGAGACTATGTCAAAATATATGATGGATTGGAGGAGAATCCACGGAGACTGTTGCGGGTACTGACAGCATTTGACTCTCATGCTCCCCTCACAGTTGTTTCATCCTCAGGACAGATAAGAGTGCATTTTTGTGCTGACAAAGTGAATGCTGCAAGAGGGTTCAATGCAACGTATCAAGTTGATGGCTTCTGTTTGCCCTGGGAAATCCCATGCGGAGGGAATTGGGGGTGCTACACAGAGCAGCAACGCTGCGACGGCTACTGGCACTGTCCAAATGGAAGGGATGAAACCAACTGCACCATGTGCCAAAGAGATGAGTTTCCCTGCTCTCGAAATGGTGTTTGCTACCCTCGTTCAGATCGCTGCAACTACCAGAATCATTGCCCTAATGGTTCGGATGAAAAGAATTGTTTCTTCTGTCAGCCAGGCAACTTCCACTGTAAAAACAACCGCTGTGTGTTTGAGAGCTGGGTTTGTGATTCTCAAGATGACTGTGGCGATGGCAGTGACGAAGAGAATTGCCCGGTCATTGTGCCCACTAGAGTGATAACTGCAGCTGTCATTGGGAGTCTTATTTGTGGATTGCTGCTTGTCATTGCACTGGGATGTACTTGTAAATTGTACTCACTCAGGATGTTTGAGCGAAG GTCATTTGAAACTCATTTGTCAAGGGTTGAGGCTGAGCTGTTAAGAAGAGAAGCTCCTCCATCCTATGGACAATTAATTGCCCAGGGTTTAATTCCACCAGTTGAAGATTTCCCTGTTTGTTCCCCAAATCAG GCTTCAGTTCTGGAAAACCTCAGGCTGGCAGTACGATCTCAGCTTGGATTTACCTCAATCAGACTTCCTATTGCTGGCAGATCAAGTAACATTTGGAATCGAATTTTTAATTTTGCGAGGTCACGTCATTCTGGATCGTTGGCATTGGTCTCGGCAGATGGAGATGATGTTGCCAGCCAAAGTACTAGTAGAGAAGGTGAAAGAAATAATACTCACAGAAGTTTGTTTTCAGTTGAATCTGATGATACAGACACAGAAAATGAAAGAAGAGACACAGCAGGAGCAGTTGGTGGTGTTGCTGCCACCTTGCCTCAAAAAGTCCCTCCTGCAACAGCAATAGAAGCACCAGTGGGAGCGTGTGGGAGTTCctctgctcagagcagcagcacggATGGTGGAAGAGAAGTGACAAGTGTAGAGCCCCCAAGCACAAGCCCCGCACGCCACCAGCTCTCGAGCGCACTAAGCCGTATGACTCAAGGCTTGCGCTGGGTACGCTTTACTTTAGGGAGATCAAGCTCAGTGAATCAGAACCAAAGTCCTTTGAGACAGCTTGATAATGGGGTAAGTGGAAGAGAAGAGGATGATGATGTTGAAATGTTAATTCCAGTCTCTGATGTAGCATCAGACTTTGACATGAATGACTGTTCAAGACCTCTACTTGATCTCAGCTCAGATCAAGGACCAGGGCTTAGACAGCCTTACAGTGCTGCACATCACAGTGTAAGGTCATGCAGTCGAGATGGCCCCTGTGAGAGCTGTGGCATCGTACACACTGCCCAGATACCCGACACTTGCTTAGAGGCAACAGTGAAAAACGAAACTAGTGACGATGAGGCATTATTACTCTGCTAG